A genomic segment from Sander vitreus isolate 19-12246 chromosome 3, sanVit1, whole genome shotgun sequence encodes:
- the srprb gene encoding signal recognition particle receptor subunit beta, giving the protein MEADSTGGNMGGKADVEMAENPFEPYIESLRQQLDDQDPVFLIGVIVALAVIVITCVFLKYFLSSKTVRSAVLLVGLCDSGKTLLFTRLLSGKFKRTQTSITDSSAPYKAKNEKGSTWTVIDLPGHDSLRPQYLEKFKSAARAIVFVVDSAIFQKEVRDVAEFLYILLTDTVISRNAPALLVACNKQDITMAKSAKLIQQQLEKELNTLRVTRSAALSSQDGSVGGSVYLGKKGKDFEFSQLPLKVEFVECSARGSKGEEGDADIESLEKSLAKL; this is encoded by the exons ATGGAGGCAGATAGCACCGGTGGAAACATGGGTGGGAAAGCAGACGTGGAAATGGCAGAAAACCCATTTGAACCTTACATTGAATCTCTGCGACAACAGCTGGATGACCAAGACCCCGTTTTTCTGATCGGAGTTATCGTCGCTTTGGCGGTCATTGTCATCACCTGTG TGTTTCTGAAGTACTTTCTCTCCAGTAAAACCGTCCGAAGCGCTGTGCTGCTGGTCGGACTGTGTGACTCTGGGAAAACCCTCCTTTTCACACGG CTGTTGTCAGGAAAGTTCAAGCGCACACAGACCTCCATTACTGACAGCAGTGCTCCATACAAAGCCAAAAACGAAAAG GGCAGCACCTGGACTGTGATTGACCTGCCAGGACATGACAGTCTTCGCCCTCAGTACCTGGAGAAGTTCAAATCTGCAGCCAG AGCGATTGTGTTTGTAGTAGACAGCGCTATTTTCCAGAAGGAGGTGAGAGACGTGGCGGAGTTTCTGTACATCTTGTTGACGGACACTGTGATCTCCAGGAATGCCCCAGCTCTCCTGGTGGCATGCAACAAACAAG ACATCACCATGGCAAAATCAGCTAAACTGATTCAGCAGCAGCTGGAAAAGGAATT GAACACCCTGAGAGTGACACGCTCTGCAGCCCTGAGCTCTCAGGACGGCTCTGTGGGCGGCAGTGTTTATCTGGGGAAAAAAGGCAAGGACTTTGAGTTCAGCCAGCTGCCCCTTAAGGTGGAGTTTGTGGAGTGCAGCGCCCGCGGCAGCAAGGGTGAAGAGGGTGATGCAGACATTGAGAGCCTGGAGAAGAGCCTGGCTAAACTGTAA
- the wdr53 gene encoding WD repeat-containing protein 53, which yields MARQWSEGHSTSILCVGASSGPEVLLASGSEGGEVTVWSQEGTIIGRLTLPGEEDSTSVVFSPADPGQLYVSHGDTVSVLDPRNLKGPVEEFQGAGEEEINALALNEMGSALAVADDSGAVRVLELPGGKVCRTLRRHTNICSSVAFRPHRPNNLVSAGLDMQVMLWGLQKTRPLWTLNLQEVAEEEDDHQQRPGQLFNPPLVHCVSVASCGNILGCAAEDGRVHLMRIGSGSKLEQQGAVKAHSQGASQAHFVSFLSHPHWLVTGGNDGQVFLWDLSKHPVVTPEANAKTGASAAPRRKSKSKARRKEQSQDKAKTPPKVETQKEEVEDEVAASAEEVTEEKAGPKLSISHEDKVNWLCPAVLKGEPSVVVADQSSNLTVYSLSRL from the exons ATGGCCAGACAATGGTCTGAGGGCCACTCCACATCCATCCTGTGTGTTGGGGCTTCTTCAGGCCCCGAGGTTCTCCTCGCTTCCGGCTCTGAGGGTGGAGAGGTCACGGTGTGGAGCCAAGAGGGGACCATCATAGGCCGTCTCACTCTCCCCGGTGAAGAGGACAGCACGAGTGTTGTGTTTTCGCCTGCAGATCCGGGTCAACTGTATGTGTCACATGGAGACACAGTGAGTGTACTCGACCCCAGAAACCTAAAGGGCCCCGTGGAGGAATTTCAGGGTGCAGGGGAGGAGGAGATCAATGCTTTGGCACTAAATGAAATGGGTTCAGCCCTCGCAGTGGCTGATGACTCCGGGGCAGTCCGGGTACTGGAGCTTCCTGGGGGGAAAGTGTGCAGGACTCTTCGTAGACACACTAACATCTGCTCCTCTGTGGCTTTTCGGCCTCACAGGCCCAATAACCTGGTGTCTGCTGGACTGGACATGCAG GTGATGCTGTGGGGTCTGCAGAAGACACGTCCTCTTTGGACCCTCAACCTCCAGGAAGTAGCAGAGGAAGAAGACGACCATCAGCAGCGTCCCGGTCAGCTTTTCAACCCGCCACTGGTCCACTGTGTCTCTGTGGCGAgttgtgggaacattttgggtTGTGCGGCAGAGGACGGGCGGGTGCATTTGATGCGGATCGGCAGCGGCTCTAAACTCGAACAGCAGGGAGCAGTCAAGGCCCACAGTCAGGGGGCCTCACAAGCCCACTTTGTTAGTTTCCTTTCCCACCCTCACTGGCTCGTCACTGGGGGGAATGATGGCCAGGTCTTCCTGTGGGACCTCAGTAAGCACCCAGTGGTGACTCCCGAGGCAAATGCCAAAACTGGAGCGTCAGCAGCCCCACGCAGGAAAAGTAAGAGCAAGGCAAGGAGGAAAGAACAATCCCAGGATAAAGCAAAAACCCCACCGAAGGTTGAAACACAGAAAGAAGAAGTGGAGGATGAAGTGGCAGCAAGTGCTGAAGAGGTGACAGAGGAGAAGGCTGGGCCTAAACTGAGCATCAGTCATGAGGACAAAGTGAACTGGTTGTGCCCTGCTGTGCTGAAAGGAGAACCCAGCGTGGTGGTCGCAGATCAGAGCTCCAATCTGACAGTCTACTCTCTGTCTCGACTATAG
- the neu4 gene encoding sialidase-4: protein MRLPYFPARSVLFHKEPNGVTYRVPALLYLSRSRSFLAFCEERLSPSDSEAHLLVMKKGTFYRNYVEWEDMRVLSTAFLPGHRSMNPCPVYDDFTGTLFLFFIAVLGHTPESYQLVTGKNVTRFCYICSTDDGDTWSPVTDLTKRVIGDTIKEWATFALGPGHGIQLKSGRLLIPAYAYHIECKECFGQLCQTTPHAFCFHSDTHGRTWRFGEAVPGPESVECQMVSVDEEDGTNVLYCNARSPLGYRVQALSLDDGAVFQEGQLVQRLVEPRNGCHGSIVGFPAPLHLYHSLGNHLHQPIYHSRHWTSCMTNSNHTISPSPNSTTSGSIRPLTPDHPDFLTPTWVVYSHPTWTTARKDLGVFLSLFPRDPDSWRGPWVIYEGPSAYSDLAYLELPPSPGAPPAVAFACLFECGTKTAYDEICFSIFTLYELIDNLPREAQLGHNNRECNRPRNQVSETDFRSGHDAQSAAVLHQVPRVKKRKKKSKLTEMCSVS from the exons ATGAGGTTACCCTATTTCCCAGCGAGGTCAGTGCTTTTCCACAAGGAGCCCAACGGAGTGACATACAGAGTCCCAGCACTGCTCTACCTGTCCCGCTCCAGGTCCTTCCTGGCCTTCTGCGAGGAGAGACTCAGTCCATCCGACTCTGAGGCTCACCTGCTGGTCATGAAGAAAGGCACTTTCTACAGGAACTACGTGGAG TGGGAGGACATGCGTGTCCTGAGCACTGCTTTCCTGCCAGGCCACCGGTCCATGAACCCGTGCCCGGTGTACGATGATTTCACAGGTACTCTCTTCTTGTTCTTCATCGCTGTCCTCGGCCACACCCCAGAGTCCTATCAGCTGGTGACGGGGAAGAACGTGACCCGTTTCTGCTACATCTGCAGCACTGACGACGGAGACACCTGGAGTCCTGTCACCGACCTAACCAAGAGGGTCATAGGAGACACTATCAAAG AATGGGCCACTTTTGCTCTCGGCCCGGGCCATGGTATCCAGCTGAAGTCCGGTCGTCTTCTGATTCCTGCCTACGCTTACCACATCGAGTGCAAAGAGTGCTTTGGACAGCTCTGCCAGACCACTCCCCACGCCTTCTGCTTTCACAGTGACACTCATGGGCGGACCTGGCGTTTCGGGGAGGCGGTGCCGGGGCCAGAGAGCGTGGAGTGTCAAATGGTGTCGGTGGATGAAGAGGACGGGACTAATGTTTTGTACTGTAACGCACGCAGCCCTCTCGGATACAGGGTGCAGGCCCTCAGTCTGGATGATGGAGCGGTGTTTCAGGAGGGCCAGCTGGTGCAGCGTCTGGTGGAGCCTCGGAATGGTTGCCACGGAAGCATTGTGGGATTTCCTGCCCCGTTACATTTATATCATTCTCTTGGCAATCACCTACACCAACCTATATATCACTCCAGACACTGGACGTCCTGCATGACTAACTCAAACCAcaccatctctccatctccaaACAGCACCACCTCTGGTTCCATCAGACCCTTGACCCCCGATCATCCAGATTTCCTCACCCCCACCTGGGTAGTATACTCCCACCCAACATGGACCACCGCACGCAAGGATCTCGGCGTGTTCCTCAGCCTGTTTCCCCGTGATCCAGACAGTTGGCGCGGCCCCTGGGTGATCTACGAGGGCCCCAGCGCCTACTCTGACCTCGCCTATCTAGAGTTGCCCCCCTCACCTGGTGCACCGCCTGCTGTGGCCTTCGCCTGCCTGTTTGAGTGTGGCACCAAAACTGCCTACGATGAAATCTGCTTCAGCATCTTCACCCTCTACGAGCTTATTGATAATCTTCCCCGGGAGGCACAGCTGGGACATAACAATCGTGAATGTAACAGACCGCGGAATCAAGTCTCTGAGACAGATTTTAGAAGTGGACATGACGCTCAAAGTGCTGCAGTTTTGCATCAGGTGCCTCGtgtgaagaagaggaagaagaagagcaaGTTGACTGAGATGTGCTCCGTGTCTTAA
- the lxn gene encoding latexin isoform X1, with protein MSLRIMVVLAVLTGITGSPSVTIGPEADSADMRAHPNSVPETAEKTEIFGQQEVIVQEKAEENVMATGELNINHYPARRAAQVVQHYLNTRYGSPYRLLQLHKVHRGNAEDVEDSGRKYELEISVQELNGNTTEKCSAEILFPRGEQQRSPQVQASYEELLKINTKAQEEALYQQYKMNSGLLSAQNLPDSYGHIEPDMKPFWHLSIVAASFVMLNESSENTLYNMAQVANITQLATENDQLKFDGHILLHEMVSQEIIHWKLLFTWSPPDGVKVLQMEQLPHRHDGEKPPNTN; from the exons ATGAGTCTGAGGATCATGGTGGTTCTCGCTGTGTTAACTGGGATAACTGGGAGCCCCAGTGTGACGATCGGACCTGAAGCTGACTCAGCGGACATGAGGGCTCACCCCAACAGCGTACCGGAGACAGCGGAGAAAACCGAGATCTTTGGACAG CAGGAAGTTATAGTGCAGGAGAAGGCTGAAGAGAATGTGATGGCGACAGGAGAGCTGAACATCAATCACTACCCTGCTCGGAGGGCAGCCCAAGTGGTACAACACTACCTTAACACCCGCTACGGCTCTCCATACCGGCTGTTGCAACTGCACAAAGTCCACAGAGGAAACGCAGAG GATGTGGAAGACTCTGGAAGAAAGTATGAGCTGGAGATCTCAGTGCAGGAGCTGAACGGCAAT ACCACGGAGAAATGCTCTGCAGAGATTTTGTTTCCCAGGGGGGAACAGCAGCGCTCACCACAGGTCCAGGCCTCATATGAGGAGCTCCTGAAAATCAACACTAAAGCTCAAGAAGAGGCCTTGTACCAACAGTACAAGATGAACTCGGGCCTGCTGTCGGCACAAAATCTCCCTG ACAGCTACGGTCACATTGAGCCTGACATGAAGCCTTTCTGGCACCTCAGCATCGTGGCCGCCAGCTTCGTCATGCTGAATGAGTCCAGTGAAAACACTCTGTACAACATGGCTCAGGTGGCCAACATCACACAGCTG GCGACTGAGAACGACCAGCTGAAGTTCGACGGTCACATATTGCTGCATGAGATGGTGTCCCAG GAAATCATTCACTGGAAGTTGCTGTTCACCTGGTCTCCTCCAGATGGTGTTAAAGTGCTGCAGATGGAACAGCTGCCACACCGCCATGATGGGGAAAAACCTCCAAACACAAACTAA
- the lxn gene encoding latexin isoform X3, which produces MFYLCLKPLLSRDKPTPDKSSTLLTPEGQSPSGEVIVQEKAEENVMATGELNINHYPARRAAQVVQHYLNTRYGSPYRLLQLHKVHRGNAEDVEDSGRKYELEISVQELNGNTTEKCSAEILFPRGEQQRSPQVQASYEELLKINTKAQEEALYQQYKMNSGLLSAQNLPDSYGHIEPDMKPFWHLSIVAASFVMLNESSENTLYNMAQVANITQLATENDQLKFDGHILLHEMVSQEIIHWKLLFTWSPPDGVKVLQMEQLPHRHDGEKPPNTN; this is translated from the exons ATGTTCTACCTGTGCCTGAAGCCTCTCTTATCTAGAGACAAACCGACACCAGACAAAAGCTCCACCCTGCTGACACCTGAGGGTCAAAGTCCTTCAGGG GAAGTTATAGTGCAGGAGAAGGCTGAAGAGAATGTGATGGCGACAGGAGAGCTGAACATCAATCACTACCCTGCTCGGAGGGCAGCCCAAGTGGTACAACACTACCTTAACACCCGCTACGGCTCTCCATACCGGCTGTTGCAACTGCACAAAGTCCACAGAGGAAACGCAGAG GATGTGGAAGACTCTGGAAGAAAGTATGAGCTGGAGATCTCAGTGCAGGAGCTGAACGGCAAT ACCACGGAGAAATGCTCTGCAGAGATTTTGTTTCCCAGGGGGGAACAGCAGCGCTCACCACAGGTCCAGGCCTCATATGAGGAGCTCCTGAAAATCAACACTAAAGCTCAAGAAGAGGCCTTGTACCAACAGTACAAGATGAACTCGGGCCTGCTGTCGGCACAAAATCTCCCTG ACAGCTACGGTCACATTGAGCCTGACATGAAGCCTTTCTGGCACCTCAGCATCGTGGCCGCCAGCTTCGTCATGCTGAATGAGTCCAGTGAAAACACTCTGTACAACATGGCTCAGGTGGCCAACATCACACAGCTG GCGACTGAGAACGACCAGCTGAAGTTCGACGGTCACATATTGCTGCATGAGATGGTGTCCCAG GAAATCATTCACTGGAAGTTGCTGTTCACCTGGTCTCCTCCAGATGGTGTTAAAGTGCTGCAGATGGAACAGCTGCCACACCGCCATGATGGGGAAAAACCTCCAAACACAAACTAA
- the lxn gene encoding latexin isoform X2, producing the protein MFYLCLKPLLSRDKPTPDKSSTLLTPEGQSPSGQEVIVQEKAEENVMATGELNINHYPARRAAQVVQHYLNTRYGSPYRLLQLHKVHRGNAEDVEDSGRKYELEISVQELNGNTTEKCSAEILFPRGEQQRSPQVQASYEELLKINTKAQEEALYQQYKMNSGLLSAQNLPDSYGHIEPDMKPFWHLSIVAASFVMLNESSENTLYNMAQVANITQLATENDQLKFDGHILLHEMVSQEIIHWKLLFTWSPPDGVKVLQMEQLPHRHDGEKPPNTN; encoded by the exons ATGTTCTACCTGTGCCTGAAGCCTCTCTTATCTAGAGACAAACCGACACCAGACAAAAGCTCCACCCTGCTGACACCTGAGGGTCAAAGTCCTTCAGGG CAGGAAGTTATAGTGCAGGAGAAGGCTGAAGAGAATGTGATGGCGACAGGAGAGCTGAACATCAATCACTACCCTGCTCGGAGGGCAGCCCAAGTGGTACAACACTACCTTAACACCCGCTACGGCTCTCCATACCGGCTGTTGCAACTGCACAAAGTCCACAGAGGAAACGCAGAG GATGTGGAAGACTCTGGAAGAAAGTATGAGCTGGAGATCTCAGTGCAGGAGCTGAACGGCAAT ACCACGGAGAAATGCTCTGCAGAGATTTTGTTTCCCAGGGGGGAACAGCAGCGCTCACCACAGGTCCAGGCCTCATATGAGGAGCTCCTGAAAATCAACACTAAAGCTCAAGAAGAGGCCTTGTACCAACAGTACAAGATGAACTCGGGCCTGCTGTCGGCACAAAATCTCCCTG ACAGCTACGGTCACATTGAGCCTGACATGAAGCCTTTCTGGCACCTCAGCATCGTGGCCGCCAGCTTCGTCATGCTGAATGAGTCCAGTGAAAACACTCTGTACAACATGGCTCAGGTGGCCAACATCACACAGCTG GCGACTGAGAACGACCAGCTGAAGTTCGACGGTCACATATTGCTGCATGAGATGGTGTCCCAG GAAATCATTCACTGGAAGTTGCTGTTCACCTGGTCTCCTCCAGATGGTGTTAAAGTGCTGCAGATGGAACAGCTGCCACACCGCCATGATGGGGAAAAACCTCCAAACACAAACTAA
- the lxn gene encoding latexin isoform X4, whose product MATGELNINHYPARRAAQVVQHYLNTRYGSPYRLLQLHKVHRGNAEDVEDSGRKYELEISVQELNGNTTEKCSAEILFPRGEQQRSPQVQASYEELLKINTKAQEEALYQQYKMNSGLLSAQNLPDSYGHIEPDMKPFWHLSIVAASFVMLNESSENTLYNMAQVANITQLATENDQLKFDGHILLHEMVSQEIIHWKLLFTWSPPDGVKVLQMEQLPHRHDGEKPPNTN is encoded by the exons ATGGCGACAGGAGAGCTGAACATCAATCACTACCCTGCTCGGAGGGCAGCCCAAGTGGTACAACACTACCTTAACACCCGCTACGGCTCTCCATACCGGCTGTTGCAACTGCACAAAGTCCACAGAGGAAACGCAGAG GATGTGGAAGACTCTGGAAGAAAGTATGAGCTGGAGATCTCAGTGCAGGAGCTGAACGGCAAT ACCACGGAGAAATGCTCTGCAGAGATTTTGTTTCCCAGGGGGGAACAGCAGCGCTCACCACAGGTCCAGGCCTCATATGAGGAGCTCCTGAAAATCAACACTAAAGCTCAAGAAGAGGCCTTGTACCAACAGTACAAGATGAACTCGGGCCTGCTGTCGGCACAAAATCTCCCTG ACAGCTACGGTCACATTGAGCCTGACATGAAGCCTTTCTGGCACCTCAGCATCGTGGCCGCCAGCTTCGTCATGCTGAATGAGTCCAGTGAAAACACTCTGTACAACATGGCTCAGGTGGCCAACATCACACAGCTG GCGACTGAGAACGACCAGCTGAAGTTCGACGGTCACATATTGCTGCATGAGATGGTGTCCCAG GAAATCATTCACTGGAAGTTGCTGTTCACCTGGTCTCCTCCAGATGGTGTTAAAGTGCTGCAGATGGAACAGCTGCCACACCGCCATGATGGGGAAAAACCTCCAAACACAAACTAA